In one Haloarcula taiwanensis genomic region, the following are encoded:
- a CDS encoding conjugal transfer protein: MVDSEEEYDTNIIHESLGDSTNFWGDYTLGELILFLIPPFGFLVAMGMPFVPAALFFPTLALTAVVEVFLYILHKVRPDHYRLTEWLRVKLFWLVKKKQYTHGQGNQDSRQVTRLERVMPHGIERVDGAYVGAVEVEPANMSLQDDEKWEKAVTSLTRLSESLTGRAKLHVTTAEVDNESHIQAHVDRLDDPDAESHSIFRGVLMEFVNRYTDDSGNVETETELQRKYYIVVWVTDDDIHDLQMNSDSIADYLTGIPVIGRLFTRFDSDTLTDAEREEFKAKKLHDRLETVDRAVNNMFRCRSRSVSPHELAHLTEDYWACETRTEREYEEAASVSPVTYSARELIKHGEGAAAHDAAEGMDTDDVGGTDYEVDETAFVSQLHRPGENHRSLVAPTDIEWEADHALIDQETYTRCFWIETYPEHPTSGMLEQLLLDTDLAVDVSIHIDPYDADTAVSVMKEWISSLKMLQNDKGELEAEDIEQEVNQAKYIRQMVRRNHTSLFRVGAFIRLTAETEEDLRKQTNRLETLLRDSPSNCGVKRTTRRQEAGLVTVSPIGANELGQNRLSSMTGEALGSLFPFSSNYLRMEDGIEYGLHGHNDSSLLIDPWALETGHSELVTGMPGGGKTHGTQARAMRMLKKRSDVKQIYIDPVGDMHGSAKMLDAKTITISGETPLNPCEMHPTPQHVLEQSPDMQPVSAKKDEVYGVIENFLQSRDVDLEMHSGLITFLIDKIFSESDIDPAEPSTHTPENSPDLSDFLEVVDRLQEEPEMFPGATTESSQQKIQQYANELSIALHPFRPGSTFGNLSKESDLRLIDDSSKAVYLDLQQVEGSGSGLGKQSFIMQLLLSTLYQQAKNMQQKVEIIIDEAHYLFNDDANLESLNQIARHQRHAGLRLVMLSQTLSEFEDKGAAEEIAGMCPIKVHHREPELGDETATSAGLTDEQQSYIQHAEAGKESLGDGQGYSQALVRVDEHGDYPLTIKTSWEEKQIIDLDADAEDTLDVVAHGADSRAADFEEFVHSQAVEQELANRGLSPEKAEHVLNGLSEDELVDVVSVALDQTQPEAVVADGSIEEQSDPTPVDYMD, encoded by the coding sequence ATGGTTGACTCAGAAGAAGAATACGACACGAATATCATCCACGAATCCCTCGGAGACTCGACCAACTTCTGGGGCGACTACACGCTGGGGGAACTCATCCTGTTCCTCATCCCGCCGTTTGGCTTCCTCGTCGCGATGGGGATGCCGTTCGTGCCAGCGGCGCTGTTCTTCCCAACGTTGGCTCTCACAGCGGTCGTGGAAGTCTTCCTCTACATCCTGCACAAAGTCCGGCCAGATCACTATCGGCTCACTGAGTGGCTGCGGGTCAAACTGTTCTGGCTCGTCAAAAAGAAGCAGTACACTCACGGCCAGGGGAATCAGGATTCCCGGCAGGTCACGCGACTAGAGCGGGTCATGCCTCACGGCATTGAGCGCGTCGACGGAGCGTACGTCGGCGCGGTCGAGGTCGAGCCCGCCAATATGTCGCTGCAGGACGACGAGAAATGGGAGAAAGCCGTCACATCGCTCACACGCCTGTCTGAATCGCTGACTGGCCGGGCGAAACTCCACGTCACGACGGCCGAGGTCGACAACGAGTCCCACATTCAGGCACACGTCGACCGGCTCGACGACCCCGACGCGGAGAGCCATTCGATCTTCCGGGGCGTCCTCATGGAGTTCGTCAACCGCTACACCGACGACAGCGGCAACGTTGAAACTGAGACCGAACTCCAGCGCAAGTACTACATCGTCGTTTGGGTGACTGACGATGATATCCATGATCTCCAAATGAACAGTGACTCTATCGCGGATTACCTGACCGGGATACCGGTCATTGGGCGGCTGTTCACTCGATTCGACAGTGACACGCTCACTGACGCCGAGCGAGAGGAGTTCAAAGCCAAGAAGCTCCACGACCGGCTCGAAACCGTCGACAGAGCAGTCAACAATATGTTCCGGTGCCGTAGTCGGTCGGTCAGCCCGCATGAGCTGGCGCACTTGACCGAGGACTACTGGGCCTGTGAAACCCGGACCGAGCGGGAGTACGAAGAGGCGGCCTCCGTCTCTCCGGTGACGTATTCGGCACGGGAACTCATCAAGCACGGCGAGGGTGCCGCAGCCCACGACGCTGCGGAGGGCATGGACACCGACGACGTCGGTGGGACCGACTACGAGGTCGACGAGACCGCCTTCGTCTCCCAGTTGCATAGACCGGGAGAGAACCATCGGTCACTGGTCGCGCCGACGGATATCGAATGGGAAGCCGACCACGCTCTCATCGACCAAGAGACGTACACACGGTGCTTCTGGATCGAGACGTATCCCGAGCATCCGACCAGTGGAATGCTAGAGCAACTACTGCTGGATACGGACCTTGCCGTCGACGTCTCAATCCACATCGACCCATACGACGCTGATACAGCAGTGTCGGTCATGAAAGAGTGGATCTCCTCGCTGAAGATGCTGCAAAACGACAAAGGAGAGTTGGAAGCGGAGGATATCGAACAGGAGGTCAACCAAGCGAAGTACATCCGGCAGATGGTTCGGCGGAACCACACGTCGCTGTTCCGTGTCGGGGCGTTCATCCGCCTCACTGCGGAGACCGAAGAAGACCTCCGGAAGCAAACGAATCGGCTCGAAACGCTGCTGCGCGACTCGCCCTCGAACTGCGGCGTCAAGCGAACGACCCGCCGGCAGGAAGCAGGACTGGTGACTGTCTCGCCCATCGGGGCCAACGAACTCGGGCAAAACCGGCTTTCTTCGATGACCGGGGAAGCACTCGGGTCGCTGTTCCCGTTCTCGTCGAACTACCTCCGGATGGAGGACGGCATCGAGTACGGACTGCACGGGCACAACGACTCCTCGCTGTTGATCGACCCGTGGGCGCTGGAAACCGGCCACTCGGAGCTTGTAACCGGGATGCCCGGCGGCGGGAAGACCCACGGCACGCAGGCTCGGGCGATGCGGATGCTGAAAAAACGGTCGGACGTCAAGCAGATCTACATCGACCCGGTCGGGGATATGCACGGCAGCGCGAAGATGTTGGATGCAAAGACGATCACGATCAGCGGCGAGACGCCGCTGAACCCGTGTGAGATGCATCCGACGCCTCAGCATGTCCTCGAACAGTCCCCGGATATGCAGCCGGTCTCAGCGAAGAAAGACGAAGTCTACGGGGTCATCGAGAACTTCCTGCAGTCGCGGGATGTCGATCTGGAGATGCACAGCGGCCTGATCACGTTCCTGATCGACAAGATATTCTCCGAGTCCGATATCGACCCAGCGGAGCCGTCGACACACACGCCGGAGAACTCGCCGGACCTGAGCGACTTCTTGGAGGTAGTCGACCGCCTCCAGGAAGAGCCGGAAATGTTCCCGGGAGCGACAACAGAGTCCTCCCAGCAGAAAATCCAGCAGTACGCAAACGAACTCTCGATTGCGCTGCATCCGTTCCGGCCGGGGAGTACGTTTGGCAACCTCTCGAAAGAGTCGGACCTGCGGCTGATCGACGACAGCAGCAAGGCCGTCTATCTGGACCTCCAGCAGGTCGAAGGCTCGGGTAGTGGCCTCGGCAAGCAGTCGTTCATTATGCAGTTGCTGTTGTCGACGCTGTACCAGCAGGCCAAAAATATGCAGCAGAAGGTCGAGATCATCATCGACGAAGCTCACTACCTGTTCAACGACGACGCAAATCTGGAGTCGCTGAACCAGATTGCTCGCCACCAGCGCCACGCCGGACTGCGGCTAGTGATGCTGTCCCAGACGCTCTCCGAGTTCGAGGACAAGGGCGCAGCCGAGGAAATCGCGGGAATGTGCCCGATCAAGGTGCATCACCGCGAGCCGGAACTGGGCGATGAAACCGCAACAAGCGCTGGACTGACGGATGAACAGCAGTCCTACATCCAGCACGCCGAAGCCGGCAAGGAGTCACTGGGCGACGGACAGGGCTACTCGCAAGCGCTGGTTCGCGTCGACGAACATGGCGATTACCCGCTGACGATCAAGACGTCGTGGGAAGAGAAGCAGATCATTGACCTCGACGCTGACGCGGAAGATACGCTCGACGTTGTTGCTCACGGGGCGGACTCTCGCGCTGCTGACTTCGAAGAGTTCGTCCATTCACAAGCAGTCGAGCAAGAGCTAGCGAATCGTGGATTGTCCCCGGAGAAGGCTGAACACGTCCTCAACGGACTCAGCGAAGACGAGTTGGTGGACGTGGTGTCTGTGGCTCTTGACCAGACACAGCCAGAAGCAGTTGTCGCTGATGGTAGTATCGAGGAACAGAGCGACCCAACACCAGTTGACTACATGGACTGA
- a CDS encoding transcriptional regulator, producing the protein MKWKGKDRLTESTIEYIAFLTRSEHRFRVLNLLADGSSSRDELRDQLDATRVTLSRILGDLEDRELIQQRTPDRVYELSSFGEAVHRDLARLQGTVTVGQTYPNLISRLPTDWFDFDLRCLADGEHVHGKSEDPLAAARVVANAIKDGSSCESLVGTFTSLPMYGYEQSIRNGNQPEVHVVFDSNVTETMVGDSSLRTKWRKIESQVDTTVYLSLDESVPCTIDLIDGETVFFTIDRDQETGFDIISCSHPDVIAWAEQVIAEYRDRAVPLAERTTDVAR; encoded by the coding sequence ATGAAGTGGAAGGGGAAAGACCGGCTGACTGAGAGCACAATTGAATACATAGCGTTCCTCACTCGCTCGGAACACCGATTTCGCGTGCTCAATTTATTAGCGGATGGTTCCAGTTCCCGCGATGAACTGCGCGACCAGCTGGACGCGACGCGAGTAACCCTGAGCCGAATTCTTGGAGACCTCGAGGATCGGGAACTCATTCAACAAAGAACCCCCGATAGGGTGTACGAACTATCCTCTTTCGGTGAAGCTGTTCATCGAGATCTCGCTAGGCTTCAGGGAACTGTAACAGTTGGACAGACCTATCCCAACCTGATTTCGCGACTCCCGACCGACTGGTTCGACTTTGATCTTCGTTGCCTCGCCGATGGCGAGCACGTCCACGGCAAGTCCGAGGATCCACTCGCAGCCGCTCGCGTTGTAGCGAACGCAATCAAAGATGGATCTTCGTGTGAGTCACTTGTTGGGACGTTTACTTCCCTCCCGATGTATGGGTACGAACAGTCTATCCGGAACGGGAACCAACCTGAAGTCCACGTCGTTTTCGATTCGAATGTTACTGAAACGATGGTAGGGGACTCATCTCTACGCACGAAGTGGCGAAAAATCGAGTCCCAGGTCGATACAACAGTATATCTTAGTCTTGATGAATCTGTCCCCTGTACCATCGACCTCATCGACGGCGAAACAGTGTTTTTCACCATCGACCGGGATCAGGAGACTGGATTCGATATTATCTCATGTTCTCACCCTGATGTGATAGCGTGGGCTGAGCAGGTCATCGCTGAGTATCGTGATCGTGCGGTGCCGCTCGCTGAGCGGACAACTGACGTCGCCCGATAG
- a CDS encoding relaxase yields the protein MILPTDYQRNGAGNLVDYIRRDRDQDAGATVGLRNPAGRELSDPEVNRFVDKSREFGFQRHLIVSPDPTGEYSPEEVNANTRELMNREFARQPTTDYVYGVHQNTEFPHAHVAATGERAELEMDREDIRQMREQAATVFEEPTRTRDPTAAPRDAPENPGRVVDQEARAQYHEAELSLNPEAEKALKRATEKSQQKDVGQPTAEKASEERQPEPLSERAAEKAEEQAATEREPEVDLEREQEPEREVGWWQ from the coding sequence ATGATACTGCCAACGGATTATCAGCGGAATGGAGCAGGGAATCTCGTTGATTACATCCGGCGCGACCGGGACCAGGACGCCGGCGCGACAGTTGGCCTACGGAATCCGGCCGGGCGAGAACTGTCCGACCCAGAGGTAAATCGGTTCGTCGACAAGAGCCGAGAATTCGGATTTCAGCGGCATCTGATCGTCTCGCCAGATCCCACTGGAGAATACTCACCAGAAGAGGTGAATGCCAACACTCGGGAACTTATGAACCGCGAGTTCGCCCGGCAGCCGACAACTGACTACGTATACGGTGTCCACCAGAATACGGAGTTCCCACACGCACACGTTGCGGCGACTGGCGAGCGTGCGGAGTTGGAGATGGATCGGGAAGATATTCGACAGATGCGCGAACAAGCAGCGACCGTATTTGAGGAACCCACTCGAACGAGAGACCCAACGGCTGCCCCTCGCGATGCCCCGGAGAATCCCGGTCGGGTCGTGGATCAAGAAGCACGGGCGCAGTACCACGAAGCAGAGCTGTCGCTGAACCCCGAAGCGGAAAAAGCGCTCAAACGGGCGACTGAGAAGAGCCAGCAGAAAGACGTCGGACAACCCACGGCTGAGAAAGCGAGCGAGGAGCGCCAACCTGAGCCACTCTCAGAACGTGCTGCAGAGAAGGCCGAAGAACAGGCGGCAACTGAACGCGAACCCGAAGTTGATCTTGAACGCGAGCAGGAACCCGAGCGCGAAGTTGGGTGGTGGCAGTGA
- a CDS encoding cell division control protein Cdc6 has product MSRTFERGSPIFEDERPLTDDWDPEELPERDEELGQIHNALAPAIRNTGVGPHNMFLFGKTGQGKTAGVEYKLEDLVAAADDAGLNITTSQYNCAGDSSSYHVLINLVERLTGENLNGHPMSKITDAFFDAVTDIGGTVIIVLDEIDNIGTSDEILYSIPRAKSNGNIPDDMHLSVIGISNNFKFRDNLSPKVKDTLFDEEIHFAPYDANQLRSILERRADQAFKEGVLEGDVIPLCAAHAAQDKGSARQALRYLYKAGELASNTGSDVVTEEHVRTAQERIDRKNIEKGIREMTMQDQLSLTAVVALEVESQNPAKTTELYARYKDIATEIKADIRTQRSVRDHLLELDLMGVVNATKKQTGNRGGPHYVFELGSDLGMTLDILSEDSRLGDAIDLITTNRSIEEYLD; this is encoded by the coding sequence ATGTCACGGACGTTTGAGCGCGGTTCTCCGATATTCGAGGATGAACGTCCTCTCACAGATGATTGGGATCCAGAGGAACTGCCCGAGCGTGATGAAGAATTAGGGCAGATCCATAATGCGCTCGCACCTGCGATTCGCAATACTGGTGTCGGTCCACACAATATGTTTCTCTTCGGAAAAACGGGACAAGGGAAAACAGCAGGTGTTGAGTACAAACTTGAGGATCTCGTTGCAGCTGCCGATGACGCAGGACTAAATATCACGACAAGTCAATACAACTGCGCCGGCGACTCATCCTCATACCATGTATTGATCAATCTTGTTGAGCGTCTCACTGGTGAGAATCTGAACGGGCATCCAATGAGTAAAATCACCGATGCATTCTTCGATGCCGTGACTGACATTGGTGGAACGGTTATCATCGTATTGGACGAAATCGACAATATCGGGACGTCAGATGAAATATTGTACTCAATCCCTCGCGCTAAGTCCAACGGTAATATCCCCGATGATATGCATCTGAGTGTTATCGGCATTTCGAATAATTTTAAATTCCGTGACAATCTCTCCCCAAAAGTCAAGGATACCCTGTTTGACGAGGAAATTCACTTCGCACCGTATGACGCGAATCAACTGCGATCTATCTTAGAGCGGCGCGCCGATCAGGCATTCAAAGAGGGTGTTTTAGAGGGTGACGTCATTCCGCTCTGTGCCGCGCATGCAGCACAAGATAAGGGTTCGGCGAGGCAGGCACTGCGATACCTGTACAAAGCCGGTGAACTGGCGTCGAACACCGGGAGTGATGTCGTCACCGAAGAGCATGTGAGGACGGCACAGGAACGCATTGATCGAAAAAACATCGAAAAGGGAATTCGCGAGATGACGATGCAGGACCAACTGTCGCTAACAGCTGTCGTCGCACTAGAGGTAGAGAGCCAGAACCCAGCGAAGACGACCGAACTCTACGCTCGATACAAGGATATCGCTACGGAGATCAAGGCGGACATTCGAACCCAACGGAGCGTCCGCGACCACCTGCTTGAACTTGATCTGATGGGGGTTGTCAACGCGACAAAGAAACAAACCGGCAATCGTGGTGGCCCTCACTATGTTTTCGAACTTGGCTCCGACCTCGGGATGACACTGGATATCCTCTCCGAAGACTCTCGACTTGGCGACGCTATTGATCTCATCACGACGAACCGGTCAATCGAAGAATATCTTGACTGA
- a CDS encoding restriction endonuclease → MAILDDLSGFEFEDLMEDVFRNLGYENVRQAKRTADEGRDIIMEEVIDETRRAIIVECKHTGTVGRPVVQKLHSAIATFDFDGPKRGIVVTTGRFTSPAQEYADRLQQNDDPYPIELLDGEDLREIADEIGLDLYNGRIEILCDETLRPYDPAANVDAPVQEAFRDIENIEAADLPEPHSRVTFRPVVEVTADTNAVFETSVGVIHRINDRTQFVVHAARGHPKVADDDVATLVAENFHATIDLDTEQFTEVFDDVEERRFGQTQTEYKEWAVERLQDYHTTTVTYTGDNNVTYNKTCEPNRSDISVQLIEPVYLPKVRHKTDLQEYIYPYEYYAAGPSRVTAEDGIHQCVHCDTTGGDETYTYCPNCGAIACSSHIKTERLEGEPICTGCAVTERFALKTKYFYDDQNLETFRQEYAEMPLHEKAMENKLLAGGSVVATLLLVVGLLVIGGII, encoded by the coding sequence ATGGCTATACTGGATGATCTCTCGGGATTCGAGTTCGAAGACCTGATGGAAGACGTGTTCCGCAACCTCGGCTACGAGAACGTCCGCCAAGCCAAGCGCACAGCCGATGAGGGACGGGACATCATCATGGAGGAAGTGATCGACGAAACGCGGCGTGCGATTATCGTCGAATGCAAGCATACGGGAACGGTCGGTCGCCCGGTCGTCCAGAAGTTGCACTCGGCCATCGCGACGTTTGACTTCGACGGCCCCAAGCGGGGGATAGTCGTCACCACTGGCCGATTCACGAGCCCTGCTCAGGAGTACGCAGATCGGCTCCAGCAAAACGACGACCCGTACCCCATCGAGTTGCTCGACGGCGAGGACCTCCGAGAGATCGCTGACGAGATCGGCCTCGACCTCTACAACGGTCGTATCGAGATTCTCTGCGACGAGACCCTGCGCCCGTACGACCCGGCGGCCAACGTCGACGCGCCGGTCCAAGAAGCGTTCCGCGATATCGAGAATATCGAGGCCGCTGACCTTCCAGAACCACACTCGCGGGTGACGTTCCGCCCGGTGGTTGAGGTCACCGCGGACACGAACGCAGTCTTCGAGACGTCGGTGGGAGTCATCCACCGGATCAACGACCGCACACAGTTTGTTGTCCACGCCGCACGCGGCCATCCGAAGGTGGCCGACGACGATGTCGCGACGCTGGTCGCCGAGAATTTCCACGCGACGATCGACCTCGATACCGAGCAGTTTACCGAGGTATTCGACGACGTTGAGGAGCGACGGTTCGGGCAGACCCAAACGGAGTACAAGGAGTGGGCCGTCGAGCGGCTTCAGGACTACCACACGACGACAGTGACCTACACGGGCGACAACAACGTCACGTACAACAAGACGTGTGAGCCGAACCGCTCGGACATTTCCGTCCAGTTGATCGAGCCAGTGTACCTTCCTAAAGTCCGGCACAAAACCGATCTGCAGGAGTACATCTACCCCTACGAGTACTACGCGGCGGGCCCGTCAAGAGTGACCGCCGAGGACGGCATCCATCAGTGCGTCCACTGTGACACGACCGGCGGTGACGAGACGTACACCTACTGCCCGAACTGCGGAGCCATTGCCTGCTCCAGTCACATCAAAACGGAGCGGCTGGAAGGTGAGCCGATCTGTACGGGCTGTGCGGTGACGGAGCGGTTCGCGCTGAAGACGAAGTACTTCTACGACGACCAGAACCTCGAGACGTTCCGCCAGGAGTACGCCGAGATGCCGCTTCATGAGAAGGCGATGGAGAACAAGTTACTAGCCGGGGGTAGCGTGGTCGCGACGCTGCTGCTCGTCGTTGGACTACTCGTCATCGGCGGCATCATCTGA
- a CDS encoding transcriptional regulator produces MVSSFVTLYKMSYDTEHVRNSGDTPGMITGIPTFTELLENPSLAALYTSIKRSESTTGPELIEAMNVSKKTVYDYLHKLEQAGLVSKVAEEAGTAVYTAEEFELTLTVREAEVSITPELIEVIAHKDEYPAIERVLEDHGIVTFALAHDLVKEHSEGDVTIRQIASLTDLSPGIAYDLVEALYSILDLGDSESAPTTYTPGDFDEDDGDLLEELTDK; encoded by the coding sequence ATGGTTTCTAGTTTCGTAACACTATACAAGATGAGCTACGATACAGAACACGTTCGAAACTCGGGAGATACCCCGGGAATGATCACCGGGATTCCGACGTTCACAGAATTGCTCGAGAACCCGTCCCTTGCTGCCCTCTATACATCGATTAAACGTTCAGAGAGCACAACAGGCCCCGAACTCATCGAAGCAATGAATGTCTCGAAAAAGACGGTGTACGACTACCTACATAAACTGGAACAGGCAGGTCTCGTCAGCAAGGTCGCAGAGGAGGCTGGTACCGCTGTGTACACTGCTGAAGAATTCGAACTGACCTTAACAGTCCGCGAGGCTGAGGTCTCTATCACCCCAGAACTTATCGAAGTGATCGCACACAAAGACGAGTATCCAGCAATCGAGCGAGTTCTTGAAGACCACGGTATTGTCACATTCGCGCTAGCACACGATCTTGTGAAGGAGCACAGTGAGGGGGATGTCACAATCCGTCAAATCGCGAGTCTCACGGATCTTTCGCCTGGAATTGCGTATGACCTTGTTGAAGCGCTCTATTCGATTCTTGACCTCGGTGACAGCGAATCGGCTCCGACGACGTACACACCGGGAGATTTCGATGAGGACGACGGCGATCTACTTGAAGAACTGACCGACAAGTAG
- a CDS encoding conjugal transfer protein TraD has protein sequence MSSSSSAPPGQRSGEVPNSLKYDNVVGFVWAGFMLLFPPMIVDSDKVLPKRFWAWRYIYLGFGLISTAFFYDVLVQTPSAVLLFPFAHVLAAVSVGTLFADFTVPGLSLPMVSYSTTVILYAISIGIVFSGELLRRTSPEILAMNQWDHDDGESVVPLEEVSHEHEEAEMPFTLDQDVSTAVVGETGSGKTSMMKLLAYQFPYYSDTAVIAHDTGEDFQEFYSELGFEVQRIRHEDSDVVWNLFKDADSESDFREVAGAIFGEADGHDPFHRPAKQTFAEMLMYLHLSAQKNNRRHALCHADIVSLLNEGHIALKKALDEFDRLDSGHIDPDKGKGAQNVYQTIKENVDPVFTGDFGDYGEFSLQEYIENPEGRVLIIDSNPTELETLGPMYQLLVDWSIRYAMNASNPTVHILDEIDALPALTQVTNLTARGRKHKARALVGVQTIGQLKNTYSTISGIVGNCPQGVYFGPGDTESTDFILDELGESRQYDRSEMVSMSHQGRGENPRTQARDTYKEKDKTPVTSGLLRDFQPGECVAVSRTTWVHGQSYELADVRDSLPAQGAESPGSSEPESSEDDTDIESDSWFSFTRARLDDVLYGSLGETEDDESRESGPDRDPEVEPTADATDGVGDDESSDPLDQTTANTAVTSPDTDHPDVSDEECEYDGGDHDQQSDDNSGDFSSDESPNPTTDETEAAEKGDAESASESDATETDEQDKTESEERGHDPAGFM, from the coding sequence GTGAGTTCTAGTTCCTCTGCGCCACCAGGACAACGCTCCGGAGAGGTTCCGAATAGTCTCAAGTACGACAACGTCGTCGGGTTCGTCTGGGCCGGATTCATGCTGTTGTTCCCGCCGATGATCGTCGACAGCGACAAGGTTCTCCCGAAGCGGTTCTGGGCGTGGCGCTACATTTACCTCGGCTTTGGACTCATCAGCACGGCGTTCTTCTACGACGTGCTTGTCCAGACTCCCAGCGCAGTGCTGTTGTTCCCGTTCGCACACGTTCTAGCTGCCGTCTCAGTCGGGACACTGTTTGCTGACTTCACCGTGCCCGGGCTATCGCTGCCGATGGTCTCGTACTCGACCACGGTGATCCTATATGCCATCTCAATCGGTATCGTGTTCTCCGGGGAACTACTCCGCCGGACATCGCCGGAAATACTCGCGATGAACCAGTGGGACCACGACGACGGGGAGTCTGTCGTCCCGCTCGAAGAAGTCTCTCACGAACACGAAGAGGCCGAGATGCCGTTCACGCTCGACCAAGATGTCTCTACAGCCGTCGTGGGCGAGACTGGGTCGGGCAAGACGTCGATGATGAAACTACTGGCCTACCAGTTCCCGTATTACAGCGATACTGCGGTCATCGCTCACGATACTGGCGAGGACTTCCAAGAGTTCTATTCGGAGCTGGGCTTTGAGGTTCAGCGCATCCGCCACGAAGACAGCGATGTGGTCTGGAATCTGTTCAAGGACGCCGATTCAGAGTCGGACTTCCGTGAGGTCGCCGGCGCGATCTTCGGCGAGGCCGACGGCCACGACCCATTCCATCGGCCCGCCAAACAGACTTTCGCAGAGATGCTGATGTACCTCCATCTCAGCGCACAAAAGAACAATCGCCGCCATGCTCTCTGTCACGCCGATATCGTCTCGCTGCTCAACGAGGGCCACATCGCGCTCAAGAAAGCCCTTGACGAATTCGACCGGCTGGACTCGGGTCACATCGACCCTGACAAGGGGAAAGGCGCACAGAACGTTTACCAGACGATCAAGGAGAACGTCGATCCCGTCTTCACTGGTGACTTCGGAGACTACGGGGAGTTCTCCCTGCAAGAGTACATCGAGAACCCGGAAGGCCGGGTCCTAATTATCGACTCCAATCCGACGGAACTGGAGACGCTCGGGCCGATGTACCAACTGCTCGTAGACTGGTCGATCCGCTACGCGATGAACGCCTCGAACCCGACAGTCCATATCCTCGACGAGATTGATGCGCTGCCGGCGCTCACTCAAGTAACGAACCTGACGGCCCGAGGCCGAAAGCACAAGGCTCGGGCACTAGTCGGCGTGCAAACAATCGGCCAGCTCAAAAACACGTACAGTACGATCTCTGGGATTGTCGGCAACTGCCCGCAAGGCGTTTACTTCGGTCCGGGTGACACTGAGTCGACGGACTTCATCCTCGACGAACTCGGCGAGAGCCGGCAGTATGACCGGTCCGAGATGGTGTCGATGAGCCATCAAGGGCGCGGCGAAAACCCACGGACGCAGGCTCGGGACACGTACAAAGAGAAGGACAAAACGCCGGTCACCTCTGGTCTGCTCCGAGACTTCCAGCCCGGTGAGTGCGTTGCCGTCTCTCGGACAACGTGGGTTCATGGACAGTCCTACGAACTGGCTGATGTTCGCGACAGTCTCCCAGCCCAGGGTGCGGAGTCGCCGGGCAGTTCAGAACCGGAATCCTCTGAGGATGACACCGACATAGAGAGTGACAGCTGGTTCTCGTTCACTCGGGCCCGACTCGATGATGTGCTCTATGGGTCACTTGGTGAGACCGAAGATGATGAGTCCAGAGAGAGTGGCCCGGATCGTGACCCTGAAGTCGAGCCGACTGCCGACGCGACAGATGGGGTGGGCGACGACGAGTCGAGCGACCCACTCGACCAGACAACAGCAAACACTGCCGTCACGTCACCGGATACAGACCACCCAGATGTATCAGATGAAGAATGTGAGTACGACGGTGGCGATCACGACCAGCAGTCCGACGACAACAGCGGTGACTTCTCCTCTGACGAGTCACCGAACCCCACCACTGATGAGACGGAAGCCGCTGAGAAAGGAGATGCTGAATCGGCCTCAGAATCAGACGCTACTGAGACTGATGAGCAAGACAAAACAGAGTCAGAAGAGAGGGGGCACGACCCGGCTGGGTTCATGTGA